The Crocosphaera subtropica ATCC 51142 genome includes a window with the following:
- the tsaD gene encoding tRNA (adenosine(37)-N6)-threonylcarbamoyltransferase complex transferase subunit TsaD: MTTVLGIETSCDETAVAIVNNRRICSSVVASQIDLHKRYGGVVPEEASRQHLLTINPCIEQALQTAKLTWNDIDGIAATVAPGLIGALMVGETAAKTLAMIHHKPFLGIHHLEGHIYATYLSEPDWKPPFLCLLVSGGHTSLIHVKDCGVYEQLGTTRDDAAGEAFDKVARLLNLGYPGGPIIDQLATQGNPKRFNLPEGKVSLPQGGYHPYDSSFSGLKTAVLRLVEKLKQEKTEPLPIADLAASFQETVARSLTKKTITCALDHHISHIAVGGGVAANSGLRNHLQEAAKKRNLTVHFPPLKLCTDNAAMIACAACDHLKKGHISSWNLGVQSRLPITEVMTLY; this comes from the coding sequence ATGACAACCGTACTAGGAATTGAAACCAGTTGTGATGAAACTGCAGTTGCTATTGTTAATAATCGAAGGATTTGTAGTAGTGTTGTTGCTTCCCAAATTGACCTACATAAACGTTATGGTGGTGTCGTTCCTGAAGAAGCTTCCCGTCAACATCTTTTGACCATTAACCCTTGTATTGAACAAGCATTACAAACGGCAAAATTAACCTGGAATGATATTGATGGTATTGCTGCCACCGTTGCACCCGGATTAATTGGGGCTTTAATGGTAGGAGAAACCGCAGCTAAAACTTTAGCCATGATTCATCACAAACCCTTCTTAGGAATTCATCATTTAGAAGGTCATATTTATGCAACTTATCTCAGTGAACCTGATTGGAAACCACCATTTTTATGTTTATTAGTATCAGGAGGTCATACCAGTCTTATCCATGTTAAAGATTGTGGTGTTTACGAACAATTAGGAACCACTCGTGATGATGCTGCAGGGGAAGCATTTGATAAAGTAGCTAGATTATTAAATTTAGGCTATCCGGGGGGTCCTATTATTGATCAATTAGCTACTCAAGGCAACCCCAAACGATTTAATTTACCAGAAGGAAAAGTCTCCTTACCCCAAGGAGGTTATCATCCCTATGACTCTAGTTTTAGTGGCTTAAAAACAGCCGTTTTACGATTAGTAGAAAAACTCAAACAAGAAAAGACTGAACCCTTACCAATTGCCGATTTAGCTGCTAGTTTCCAAGAAACAGTAGCCCGTTCATTGACGAAAAAAACCATCACCTGCGCCCTAGATCATCATATTAGTCATATTGCTGTTGGGGGTGGTGTTGCTGCTAATAGTGGACTAAGAAATCATCTTCAAGAAGCAGCTAAAAAACGCAATTTAACCGTTCATTTTCCCCCGTTAAAACTGTGTACCGATAATGCAGCTATGATTGCTTGTGCTGCTTGTGATCACCTAAAAAAAGGTCATATTTCTTCATGGAACTTAGGGGTACAATCTCGTTTACCGATTACTGAAGTTATGACCCTTTATTAG
- a CDS encoding SRPBCC family protein has protein sequence MTSPQIFEQTILIKASATIVERCFTDLELMHRWLNPALKCEPIREWNTDIGGRSRFIIKIPPINPTLISHVVEREPGLIVWQFTGFFKGRDRWECQPISKGTKLINRFEFDVPNPLINWGFNQFAASWTKKDMKAQLRRLKRVAEEIYQLECS, from the coding sequence ATGACCTCACCCCAAATTTTTGAACAAACCATTTTAATTAAAGCAAGTGCAACTATCGTTGAACGTTGTTTTACCGATTTAGAATTAATGCACCGTTGGTTAAACCCGGCTTTAAAGTGTGAACCCATTCGAGAATGGAATACAGATATTGGGGGAAGAAGTCGTTTTATTATTAAAATTCCTCCCATTAATCCGACATTAATTAGTCATGTGGTTGAACGGGAACCTGGGTTAATTGTTTGGCAATTTACTGGATTTTTTAAAGGACGCGATCGCTGGGAATGTCAACCTATTAGTAAAGGAACAAAATTAATTAATCGTTTTGAATTTGATGTTCCTAATCCTTTAATAAATTGGGGGTTTAATCAATTTGCTGCTTCCTGGACAAAAAAGGATATGAAAGCACAATTAAGACGATTGAAACGGGTAGCAGAAGAGATTTATCAGTTAGAATGTAGTTAG
- a CDS encoding mechanosensitive ion channel family protein: MSYWSKNRNFIISFISWILTIFIAFSSVSWMTPILGQERPTAPIMLEGKTLFYVSESGQYTAQQRAREANNHLEKIVAESESPISVEIDTDQEVPVITINDRYFLSVTYNDAPIGKSLQGQALAWKNALEIAIRKSEYERTPQYYIKAIVIAIAIIFLAVILSWKLGKIWQRWLKPLSTTKTDPNPLTSTTSNQPLTANTGESSFNFQLVGLLVLLTIIRGLIWIVALGYISRLFPQTRQWSDFLLEILQVSLITDVFPLGNQKYSVLDFFILVGLLAAVVTLTRMVSRVLKSKLLSATGLNRAVQDTTALIVNYALIFLGTIVVLQVWGLDLSSLTVFASVLGVGIGLGLQGIAKEFVSGLVLIFERPIQVGDFVEVDQLMGTVERISVRSTEIRTLDQISVILPNSRFLESEVINWSHSSPISRLKIPVGVAYGSNLEAVRRVLIDTAKNHRDILSMPSPQVFFSEFGDSSLNFNLLVWISKPYKQFQIKSDLYFKIDTQFRQEGIEIPFPQRDVHFRSSDLPSQSLSPELINSLTTLSNRLAMWLETNSNHHTVQDKNNEIQSKKTTKKES, encoded by the coding sequence ATGTCTTATTGGAGCAAAAACCGAAATTTCATCATTTCCTTCATTTCCTGGATTTTAACAATTTTTATTGCTTTTAGTTCTGTGAGTTGGATGACTCCAATTTTAGGGCAAGAAAGGCCAACAGCCCCTATCATGTTAGAAGGAAAAACCTTATTTTATGTGAGCGAGTCAGGACAATATACGGCACAACAAAGGGCAAGGGAAGCAAATAATCATTTAGAAAAAATTGTAGCAGAGAGTGAATCTCCTATTTCAGTTGAAATTGATACTGATCAAGAGGTTCCTGTTATTACTATTAATGATCGTTATTTTTTATCGGTTACTTATAATGATGCTCCCATTGGAAAAAGCTTACAAGGACAAGCGTTAGCTTGGAAAAATGCCTTAGAAATTGCTATTAGAAAATCAGAATACGAAAGAACGCCACAATATTATATTAAAGCCATTGTTATTGCGATCGCCATTATTTTCTTAGCTGTTATTTTATCTTGGAAATTGGGAAAAATTTGGCAACGTTGGCTAAAACCTCTCAGTACAACGAAAACTGATCCTAATCCTCTAACATCAACCACTTCTAATCAGCCATTAACAGCGAATACTGGTGAATCTTCTTTTAATTTCCAATTAGTCGGATTATTAGTCTTATTAACCATTATTCGGGGACTTATTTGGATTGTTGCCCTAGGTTATATTAGTCGTTTATTTCCTCAAACTCGCCAATGGAGTGATTTTCTTCTTGAGATTCTACAAGTTAGTTTAATCACCGATGTTTTTCCTTTAGGAAATCAAAAATATTCCGTGCTTGACTTTTTTATATTAGTCGGTTTATTAGCTGCTGTAGTCACCCTAACTCGTATGGTTAGCCGTGTCCTAAAATCCAAGTTATTAAGTGCCACGGGACTCAATCGTGCTGTTCAAGATACCACTGCTTTAATTGTTAATTATGCTCTAATATTTTTAGGCACTATTGTTGTGTTGCAAGTTTGGGGATTAGACTTAAGTTCTTTAACGGTTTTTGCCAGTGTTTTAGGGGTCGGTATTGGTTTAGGACTTCAAGGAATTGCGAAAGAATTTGTTAGTGGGTTAGTGTTGATTTTTGAGCGTCCCATACAAGTTGGAGATTTTGTAGAAGTGGATCAATTAATGGGAACAGTAGAAAGAATTAGTGTCAGAAGTACGGAAATAAGAACATTGGATCAGATTTCTGTTATTTTACCGAATTCTCGTTTCTTGGAATCAGAAGTAATTAATTGGAGTCATTCTAGTCCCATTTCTCGCTTAAAAATCCCTGTGGGGGTTGCCTATGGTTCTAACTTAGAAGCGGTTAGACGAGTCTTGATTGATACTGCTAAAAATCACCGAGATATTTTATCGATGCCATCTCCTCAAGTCTTTTTTTCTGAGTTTGGTGATAGCTCTTTAAATTTTAATTTATTAGTTTGGATTAGTAAACCTTATAAACAATTTCAAATTAAAAGCGATCTTTATTTCAAGATTGATACTCAATTTAGGCAAGAAGGAATTGAAATTCCTTTCCCTCAAAGAGACGTTCATTTTCGTTCCAGTGATTTACCCTCACAAAGTCTTTCCCCTGAACTGATTAATTCTTTAACGACTTTATCCAATCGTTTAGCCATGTGGCTAGAAACCAATTCTAATCATCATACTGTTCAAGATAAAAATAACGAGATACAATCAAAAAAGACAACAAAAAAAGAAAGTTAA
- a CDS encoding fatty acyl-AMP ligase, whose product MFTQLRKNTNYSINYSKNDTLKSVPINPDFNLVNLLRKRAINQPQQTAYTFLENGETELINLTYQDLDLEAKNLAAKLQALKFRGERALLLYPPGVEFISAFFGCLYAGVIPVPLYPPKRNQNLSRLQSVIANAEAKLALTTELVLENIEKHFNSTPDLAALTWLTTDNDQENLVHQWHLPEISADAIAFLQYTSGSTGNPKGVMVSHGNLIHNERMVQQAFGHTEQTIFVGWLPLFHDMGLIGNVLQPLYLGIPCILMSPVDFLQKPYRWLKAISDYRATTSGGPNFAYDLCVNKITDEQIQTLDLSSWEVAFNGAEPIRAETLEKFAQKFSPCGFRKEAFYPCYGMAEATLFITGGVSSEPPMVKTVDEKALAENRVVEVVKEQNQAQSITLVGCGRQWLGQIVKIVDPQTLTECNNNQVGEIWVSGDSVAKGYWRELQKTKATFEAYLSDTHKGPFLRTGDLGFFSTEGELFVTGRLKDVIIIRGRNHYPQDIEITVEECHEAIVNHRSAAFTVQVEGKEQLVITAELERRYHKRRQQPSQVPPHPERRKGDRRQESEDPGFEVTPTPSQPPIFDEIISSIKRAVCHHHGLQVHRIILLRVGTIPKTSSGKIQRYACREGLFDHSLNVVYDSKP is encoded by the coding sequence ATGTTTACTCAATTAAGAAAAAACACGAATTACTCAATCAATTATTCAAAAAATGACACTTTAAAAAGTGTTCCCATTAATCCAGACTTTAACTTAGTCAATCTTCTCAGGAAACGAGCGATTAATCAGCCGCAACAAACCGCCTATACATTTTTAGAAAATGGGGAAACAGAATTAATTAACTTAACCTATCAAGATTTAGATTTAGAAGCAAAGAACCTTGCAGCAAAACTTCAAGCTTTAAAATTTAGAGGAGAAAGGGCGTTACTTTTATATCCACCAGGAGTTGAGTTTATTTCTGCCTTTTTTGGCTGTTTATATGCTGGAGTGATTCCCGTTCCCCTTTACCCACCAAAACGAAACCAAAATCTATCAAGATTACAATCGGTGATAGCTAATGCTGAAGCTAAACTGGCTTTAACAACAGAACTTGTCCTAGAAAATATTGAAAAACATTTTAATAGCACCCCAGATTTAGCTGCCCTAACCTGGTTAACCACTGACAATGATCAAGAAAATCTAGTCCATCAATGGCATCTTCCCGAAATTTCAGCAGATGCGATCGCCTTTTTGCAATACACATCAGGTTCAACAGGAAATCCGAAAGGGGTCATGGTTAGTCATGGTAACTTAATCCATAATGAGCGTATGGTTCAACAAGCCTTTGGACATACAGAGCAAACAATTTTTGTAGGTTGGTTGCCTCTATTCCATGATATGGGATTAATTGGTAATGTCTTACAACCTCTATATTTGGGTATCCCTTGTATCTTAATGTCTCCTGTCGACTTTTTACAAAAACCCTATCGTTGGTTAAAAGCCATTTCTGACTATCGTGCTACCACTAGCGGAGGTCCCAATTTTGCCTATGACTTGTGCGTCAATAAAATCACCGATGAACAAATTCAAACCCTTGACCTAAGTAGTTGGGAGGTAGCTTTTAATGGGGCTGAGCCGATACGGGCTGAAACCCTAGAAAAATTTGCCCAAAAGTTTTCCCCGTGTGGTTTTCGCAAAGAGGCATTTTATCCTTGTTACGGTATGGCTGAAGCGACTTTATTTATCACTGGTGGGGTATCTTCTGAACCACCGATGGTTAAAACAGTGGATGAAAAAGCTTTAGCAGAAAATCGAGTTGTTGAAGTAGTGAAAGAACAAAATCAAGCCCAGTCCATAACTTTAGTGGGTTGTGGTAGACAATGGCTCGGACAAATAGTAAAAATTGTCGATCCTCAAACGTTAACTGAATGTAACAATAATCAGGTGGGAGAAATTTGGGTATCAGGAGATAGTGTGGCTAAAGGCTACTGGCGAGAACTCCAAAAGACTAAAGCTACGTTTGAAGCTTATTTATCCGATACCCACAAAGGTCCTTTTCTACGGACGGGAGATTTAGGATTTTTCTCTACTGAGGGAGAGTTATTCGTCACTGGTAGACTCAAAGATGTCATTATTATTCGAGGACGTAATCACTATCCTCAAGATATTGAAATCACAGTTGAAGAGTGTCATGAAGCTATTGTTAATCATCGTAGTGCTGCGTTTACGGTTCAGGTTGAGGGAAAAGAGCAGTTAGTGATTACGGCCGAACTAGAACGTCGTTATCATAAACGTCGTCAGCAACCCTCTCAGGTTCCACCCCATCCAGAAAGACGCAAGGGCGATCGCCGTCAAGAATCTGAAGATCCAGGGTTTGAAGTCACGCCAACACCTTCACAGCCACCAATTTTTGACGAGATTATCAGTAGTATTAAACGGGCTGTTTGTCATCATCACGGATTACAAGTTCATCGTATTATTTTGTTGCGAGTGGGAACCATTCCTAAAACTTCTAGCGGTAAAATTCAACGTTATGCTTGCCGTGAAGGGCTGTTTGATCATTCTTTGAATGTGGTTTATGACAGTAAACCGTAA
- a CDS encoding cysteine synthase A yields the protein MDIKEGFVGTVGNTPLIRLKSFSEETGCNILGKAEFLNPGGSVKDRAALYIIKDAEEKGLLKPGGTVVEGTAGNTGIGLAHICNAKGYKCLIIIPETQSQEKIDLLRTLGAEVRTVPAVPYKDPNNYVKVSGRVAEELDNAIWANQFDNLANRQAHYETTGPEIWQQTDGKVDAWVSATGTGGTYAGGALFFKEKNPNIKCIVADPMGSGLYSYVKTGEINPKGSSITEGIGNSRITANMEGVPIDDAIQIDDHEALRVIYQLLYQDGLFMGGSVGINVGAAVTLAKEMGPGHTIVTVLCDGGARYQSRIYDKEWLASKGLSVP from the coding sequence ATGGATATTAAAGAAGGCTTTGTTGGCACTGTTGGTAATACACCCCTTATTCGACTTAAAAGCTTTAGTGAAGAAACAGGCTGTAATATTTTAGGCAAGGCAGAATTTTTGAATCCTGGGGGTTCAGTCAAAGATCGGGCTGCTTTATACATTATCAAAGACGCAGAAGAAAAAGGACTGCTCAAACCTGGGGGAACGGTAGTAGAAGGAACTGCTGGCAATACAGGCATAGGATTGGCCCATATTTGTAATGCTAAGGGTTATAAATGCCTGATTATTATCCCAGAAACCCAGTCTCAAGAAAAAATTGACCTGTTGAGAACGTTGGGGGCTGAAGTTCGCACCGTTCCTGCGGTTCCTTACAAAGATCCCAATAATTATGTCAAAGTCTCAGGAAGAGTTGCCGAAGAATTAGACAATGCTATCTGGGCCAATCAATTTGATAATTTAGCGAACCGACAGGCCCACTATGAAACTACTGGGCCCGAAATTTGGCAGCAAACAGATGGGAAGGTGGATGCTTGGGTATCGGCCACCGGAACCGGCGGAACCTACGCTGGTGGAGCGTTATTTTTTAAGGAAAAAAACCCTAATATTAAATGTATTGTGGCTGATCCCATGGGAAGTGGCTTATACAGTTACGTCAAAACTGGAGAAATTAACCCCAAAGGAAGTTCCATCACTGAAGGGATTGGTAATAGTCGTATTACGGCCAATATGGAAGGGGTTCCCATTGATGATGCCATTCAAATTGACGACCATGAGGCATTAAGGGTTATTTATCAGTTACTGTACCAAGATGGCTTATTTATGGGGGGATCGGTCGGCATTAATGTAGGTGCGGCCGTGACCTTAGCTAAAGAAATGGGACCTGGCCATACTATTGTCACGGTTTTATGTGATGGTGGGGCCCGTTATCAGTCTCGTATCTATGATAAGGAATGGTTAGCGTCTAAGGGGTTATCCGTTCCCTAG
- the dndC gene encoding DNA phosphorothioation system sulfurtransferase DndC: MTNIQTTLFPPRTVPELIKDIKRLTEEIQELYCADNIPLVIGYSGGKDSSAIVQLIWNAISELPLEKRHKKIYVITTDTLVENPFVSAWVNKSIERMKKQAKEEQLPIEPHLLTPEVSQTYWTGLIGKGYPAPRHTFRWCTPRLKIDPSNRFIRNVVRANNEAIVVLGTRKTESQNREAIMTKREQGRVRDRLCKHPHLPSSLLYTPIEDWRTDEVWLYLMQWENPWGHSNKDLFAMYRGATADNECPLVIDTSTPSCGSSRFGCWVCTLVDSDKSLAAMIQNDEEKEWLQPLIDVRKELDIQNDREKRDFRRIWGTVHLFERNIDGQTSIEPVPGPYTKYWREHWLRLVLEAQVKVKKNAPDDMKDITLITQEELSEIRRIWLEEKHEFDDSLPRIYEEVTGEPFIDSRPGVGHSLLGSDEWDILSEVCGEDTMHLELMARLLDTERQFYTKSRRVGIYGDLEKCFETSSRSQNDAIDNAHQKRNLKNAIAKEDINQVKRELKKTLNPEDRQPQQQLSWGKIKFG, encoded by the coding sequence ATGACCAATATTCAAACCACATTATTTCCACCCCGTACTGTTCCAGAACTCATTAAAGATATAAAAAGATTAACCGAAGAGATACAAGAATTATATTGCGCTGATAATATACCCCTTGTTATTGGCTATTCAGGGGGTAAAGATAGTAGTGCTATTGTACAGTTAATTTGGAATGCTATTTCAGAACTACCGTTAGAAAAAAGACATAAAAAAATCTATGTTATTACCACTGATACGTTAGTAGAAAACCCTTTCGTTTCTGCATGGGTTAATAAGTCTATCGAAAGGATGAAAAAACAGGCTAAAGAAGAACAGTTACCTATTGAACCTCATTTGCTGACCCCAGAAGTTTCACAAACTTATTGGACTGGTTTAATAGGTAAAGGATATCCTGCCCCTCGTCATACCTTTCGTTGGTGTACACCTCGTTTAAAAATTGATCCATCTAACCGTTTTATTCGTAATGTTGTTAGAGCAAATAATGAGGCTATTGTAGTTTTAGGAACTCGTAAAACAGAAAGCCAAAACCGTGAAGCGATCATGACAAAACGAGAACAGGGAAGAGTACGTGATCGCCTTTGTAAACATCCTCATTTACCCAGTTCTTTGTTATACACTCCCATCGAAGACTGGCGAACCGATGAAGTCTGGTTATATTTAATGCAATGGGAAAACCCTTGGGGACATAGTAATAAAGATTTATTTGCTATGTATCGAGGGGCAACTGCTGATAATGAATGTCCTTTAGTCATTGATACTTCTACCCCCAGTTGTGGAAGTTCTCGCTTCGGTTGTTGGGTGTGTACCCTAGTTGACAGCGATAAGTCTTTAGCAGCAATGATCCAAAATGATGAAGAAAAAGAATGGTTACAACCCTTGATAGATGTTCGTAAGGAGTTAGATATACAAAATGATCGAGAGAAAAGAGACTTTAGACGTATTTGGGGGACTGTTCATCTTTTTGAACGTAATATTGATGGTCAGACTTCCATTGAACCGGTACCAGGTCCCTATACAAAATATTGGCGAGAACATTGGTTAAGACTAGTATTAGAAGCGCAAGTTAAAGTGAAAAAAAATGCACCAGACGATATGAAAGATATTACCTTAATTACCCAAGAAGAACTTAGCGAAATAAGACGAATATGGTTAGAAGAAAAACACGAATTTGATGATAGTTTACCTCGCATTTATGAAGAAGTCACAGGGGAACCGTTTATTGATAGCCGTCCAGGAGTGGGTCATAGTTTACTAGGTAGCGATGAATGGGACATTTTATCAGAGGTGTGTGGAGAGGATACAATGCACTTAGAATTGATGGCCAGACTATTAGATACCGAAAGACAATTTTATACTAAGTCTCGTCGTGTCGGTATCTATGGTGACTTAGAAAAATGCTTTGAAACCAGTTCCCGTTCTCAAAATGATGCTATTGATAATGCACACCAAAAACGCAACCTAAAAAATGCGATCGCAAAAGAAGATATTAATCAAGTTAAAAGAGAACTCAAGAAAACATTAAACCCCGAAGACAGACAACCCCAACAACAATTATCCTGGGGAAAAATTAAATTTGGTTAA
- a CDS encoding HNH endonuclease, translated as MTENQQQKNLSYYCESFTNLNVRTKYQHFEFKPGVKKELITINESIAKLKQAVEYVLLDQELFQFLKDPESRKELIDTLINVWFSSAQKELQEILDINQSFEEAGNEEVEETETTKKFYMRKSLLRDSFFRKAVIHAYDYRCSLCQLRVIKSLSQSIVDGAHIKPFAQFYDNKIDNGISLCKNHHWAFDKGIFSIDDNYQVLISDNFSEDSSNMKPIRDFQGETILLPNSQTYFPSLEAI; from the coding sequence ATGACTGAAAATCAACAGCAAAAAAATTTAAGTTATTATTGTGAAAGTTTTACTAATCTGAACGTTCGGACTAAATATCAACATTTCGAGTTTAAGCCTGGTGTTAAAAAAGAATTGATAACTATTAATGAGTCTATTGCAAAGTTAAAACAAGCAGTTGAATATGTTTTATTAGATCAAGAATTATTTCAATTTCTTAAAGACCCAGAAAGTAGAAAAGAATTAATCGACACTTTAATTAATGTTTGGTTTTCTTCTGCTCAGAAAGAATTACAAGAAATTTTAGACATTAATCAATCATTTGAAGAAGCAGGAAATGAAGAAGTAGAAGAAACAGAAACCACCAAAAAATTTTATATGAGAAAGTCTTTATTAAGGGATTCTTTTTTTCGTAAGGCAGTTATTCATGCCTATGACTATCGTTGCTCATTATGCCAACTAAGAGTAATTAAATCATTATCCCAAAGTATTGTAGATGGGGCGCATATTAAACCGTTTGCACAGTTTTATGACAACAAGATAGATAACGGTATTTCATTATGTAAAAATCATCATTGGGCTTTTGATAAAGGGATTTTTAGTATTGATGATAATTATCAAGTTCTGATTTCTGATAATTTCTCTGAAGACTCATCCAATATGAAACCTATTAGGGACTTTCAAGGTGAAACTATTTTATTACCAAACTCACAAACATATTTTCCGAGTTTAGAAGCAATTTAA
- a CDS encoding MDR/zinc-dependent alcohol dehydrogenase-like family protein yields the protein MKGLWLENQQLQLKADLPIPEPKKDEALVKVLQAGICNTDLELLRGYYPYQGVLGHEFVGVVEQGPQHLINQRVVGEINAVCGHCRFCRGGSPTHCENRSVLGIVNRNGAFADYLTLPVDNLHRVPDNVSNDVATFTEPLAAALEIQQQISINATQRVLVVGDGKLGQLVAQTLALTGCDLWVIGRHQEKLANLAARGIKTGLETEVTERSFDIAVECTGNPQGFDLARRSLYPRGILVLKSTYVGKLTLDASTLVVDEITVIGSRCGPFAPALKLLEQEQVDVKPLIHGRYPLEEGLEAFEIAQKQGILKVLVEINH from the coding sequence ATGAAAGGACTTTGGTTAGAAAATCAACAATTACAATTAAAAGCCGATTTACCCATTCCTGAACCTAAAAAAGATGAAGCTTTGGTCAAAGTCTTGCAAGCCGGTATTTGTAATACTGATTTAGAATTATTGCGAGGTTATTATCCTTATCAGGGGGTGTTAGGCCATGAATTTGTCGGTGTTGTTGAACAAGGTCCCCAACATCTGATCAATCAAAGGGTTGTCGGAGAAATTAACGCCGTTTGTGGTCACTGTCGTTTTTGTCGAGGGGGTTCTCCTACCCATTGCGAAAATCGTAGTGTTTTAGGTATTGTTAACCGTAACGGTGCGTTTGCTGATTATTTAACCTTACCTGTTGATAATTTACACCGAGTGCCTGATAACGTTAGTAACGATGTGGCCACCTTTACCGAACCTCTGGCCGCTGCTTTAGAAATTCAACAACAAATATCAATTAATGCCACTCAACGAGTTTTAGTGGTGGGAGATGGTAAGTTAGGCCAATTAGTTGCTCAAACCTTAGCGTTAACTGGATGTGATTTATGGGTAATTGGTCGTCACCAGGAAAAATTAGCTAATCTTGCTGCTAGGGGGATTAAAACAGGGTTAGAAACAGAGGTAACAGAGAGAAGTTTTGATATTGCTGTAGAATGTACTGGAAATCCTCAAGGGTTTGACTTAGCTCGTCGTTCACTTTATCCCCGTGGGATTTTAGTCTTAAAAAGTACCTATGTAGGAAAATTGACCCTAGACGCTTCAACGTTAGTGGTTGACGAAATTACTGTCATCGGTTCCCGTTGCGGTCCATTTGCTCCGGCTTTGAAATTATTAGAACAAGAACAAGTGGACGTTAAGCCTTTAATACATGGGCGTTATCCCCTTGAAGAAGGACTTGAAGCCTTTGAAATAGCACAAAAGCAAGGAATATTAAAAGTTTTAGTCGAGATTAATCACTAA